The genomic window GACGCTGTCATAAGGACATTCCGCGGCAACGAGCTCCAGAACTACTTTGAAAGACTCAAGAACGGCGAGATAAGGCCTGTAGTGAAACCGCAGTATGTGGATTTAATACCAAAAGCGGTTAAGGGCAAAGTCAGGGATTTACTCAAGCGGGCCGACGAAAACGGAAGGTTCGATGAGGTTGTTGAGGAGCTTGAACTCGAGAACATTCTCGACAGGGAGATAAAGCAGCTATCCGGCGGTGAGCTTCAGAGGGTTGCCATTGCGGCCGCGATGCTTAGAAACGCTCACTTCTACTTCTTCGACGAGCCCTCGAGCTACCTGGACATAAGGCAGCGCCTCAGGGTGGCTAGGATCATCCGCAAGCTTGCCGACTCTGGAAAGGCCGTCCTCACAGTCGAGCACGATTTAGCTATACTCGACTACATGAGCGACATAATCCACGTGGTCTACGGCAAGCCCGGAGCGTACGGTATATTCTCCCAGCCGAAGTCAACTCGCAACGGCATAAACGAGTTCCTGCGCGGCTATCTTCGCGACGAGAACGTTAGGTTCAGACCGTATGAGGTCAGCTTTACCAAGAAGAGCGAGAGAAAGAGCCAGGAGGGCGAGATACTGGTCGAGTATCCGAGGCTGGTGAAGGACTACGGAGCCTTCAGGCTCGAAGCTGAACCCGGAACGCTCTACGTCGGCGAGGTGGTTGGCATAGTGGGACCCAACGGAATAGGCAAGACCACCTTCGTCAAGATGCTCGCCGGTGTTGAGAAACCAACCGAGGGAGAAGTTGACTGGACGCTCACAGTAAGCTACAAGCCTCAGTACATCAAGGTGGACTACGAGGGAACGGTCTTCGAGCTATTGAGCAAGATAAACTCAGGAAAGCTGATGAACAGCTTCTACAAGAGTGAGCTTCTCAACCCGCTTGGCATTCCAGAGCTTTACGACAAGAAGGTGAACGAGCTGAGCGGTGGAGAACTCCAGAGGGTTGCAATAACCGCCTGCCTGATAAGAGATGCCGACCTGTACCTTCTCGACGAGCCCTCTGCACATCTCGACGTCGAGCAGAGATTGGCCGTCTCAAAGGCTATACGTTCTCTCATGGCCAAGAACGAGAAAACAGCTTTGATAGTCGAACACGACGTCATGATGGTCGACTACCTCAGTGACAGGCTCATAGTCTTCGAAGGAACTCCCGGAAAGAGCGGAAAAGCTTTGCCACCCATGGGGATGAGGGAAGGCATGAACCGCTTCCTTGCGTCAGTTGGGATAACCTTCAGGCGCGATCCGGAGACTGGGAGGCCCAGGGCAAACAAGGAAGGCTCCGTAAAGGACAGGGAGCAGAAGGAGAGGGGCGAGTACTACTACGTCTCCGCATGAGTCTCGGACTTTTTCCTTTTCCCCATAACTGGAGGCATGGAGTGGGAATGTTCTGGAAGGTTTTAAGGTTATACGCCGGGCTATTGGGGCATCGTACAGGAGTCAGGCCCCCATTTTTTGTCCTCTCCTTTAAAACAGGGAATTAAACACAAATAAACGGTAGATAACGTTGTTTAACGATAAAACTCAAGAAAAGAGAGAAGGGACTGCTTCAATAAACGAACGTGAATCTACACGGACGATTTCGTGAAAAAAGCTTAAATATGTCTTATTTCATAGAAAACATCGAGGTGAAGCGGCATGATATGGAAAAAAGGTGTTGCATTGCTCTTTGGTTTGATGCTTGTAACAACCACGCTGTCCTTCGGGGGGGTTGCCGCGGCAGATAGGCCGGTGACCGTGATTCTGGTAAGCGACAACGAAGCGGACTGCGCCCTAGCCGAATACCTAGCGAACGTTACAGGGGCCATCGTGGTAACCACAGAGTGGGGTACCTACGATCCGAACGTTACGGCGGAGATCATGAGCTACGCCCCGGACGATGTGATAATAATAGGAGGTCCTGATGCGGTTGTAGAGCAGTACGTCAATGATCTCCTGGATCTCAACATCACCGTAGAACGCTGGTGGGGCCAGAACAGGTACGAGACCAACATAGCCGTCATCGGTAACGCGACCCTCAAGCTCAGGATAAAATTTGAAAACAGTGTGATAGTTGTTCCGGGCAACGACACAGGAGCGATAAAGGAGGCGCTCAGGAGAGCCATTAAGGTCCACGGAATCATAATATTCGCCAACGATACCACCGACCCTATGAGAATAATGGCAAAGTTCCAGATAATGCCCAGGAACATTACGGTAATCCACAGCCGCGTGATGATGAGAGTTGCCGAGAGGATCAGGGAGAGAATGAAGACCCACGCCAACATCACGGAGATTAAGGTAAATGTCACCCCAGAGATGGCACTCGAGGCCATTAACGCGAGCGAGGAGAGACTAGAGACCGCCAAGGAGATGCTCGACAATGTGACCCTTGATCCCCGGGAAGAGATGCTCGTAACCAGGATGCTGGCCCTCGCGGAGAGGGAGCTGGAGAACGCCAAGGACGCCTACGATATGGGCAAGTACGGAAGGGCCTACGGTCAGGCGATAGCGGCCAAAGCCCACGCAGAGTTCGTGATACGGGTGGCCTCCGATGAGTGGGAAACCAAAGTGCGCTTTGAGCCAACCATGAGGGCAGAGATATTCGTTCACCGCGTTGAGGTTCAACTCAATGCCATGGAGAGGGCGGGGATCAACGTTACGGAGCTAAAGGCGCTTGTGGAACAGTTGAAGACGGCTATTAAGAACAGGGACTACGATGCCATCGACTCTCTGATGGAGCGGATAACACGCAAGTTACTTGAGCTGTACATCCACGGAAGGGGCAAATTCAGAGAGCGTATAGTGCTCCCGGTACACAGCGGGCACGCAAGGCCATGAAGCCGCTTTTGGATTTCTTTTTATACTCACTTTGCCATCTTCCACTTGTGCTGTCCTTTTACAGTTCCCTCGCTTCCTGGGGCTCGCTCTAAGCCTTCCTGAGGTGCTGGTTCGAAAGCTTTTTATTCCTCTCCATCAACTTATGTAAGAGCCTGCTGCCCTATGGAAGCTCAAGAGTGATGTGAGATGGTCGAGAGCATACAGGAGATAACAGTGATTGCAGAGGCCCTGAGTTCCCCCGTGAGGGTGAAGATACTCAAAATGCTCTGCGAGAAGGAGTGGTACGTCTACGAGCTGGCCAAGGCCCTTGGCATTTCCCGCCAGCTGCTTTACCTCCATCTCAAAAAGCTCGAAAAGGCCAACCTAGTCGAGAGCGAGCTCCGTCTGGAGCCCAACGACCCCAGGGCAAAGAAGTACTACCGGGCAAAGCCGTTTAAGTTCGTCGTTGATAATGAGACCATAAAGAACCTTAAGGAGGTGTGATGATGCCCTACGCATCGACCCCGAGCGGGTGGATAAGCATAATCCTCGGGCTCATACTTGTAGTGATAGTGGTCTTCGCATTCTACCAGATGAACAAGACCCTAGGGGAGCTCAAACTTGAGCTCGCCCAGCTGAGGAACACACTGGAGGAGACCAAGAGACACACCGAAGAAGTCAAGAAGAAGCTTGAGGAAGTCTGAAATGCTGCCTCCAGGTAAAATTCCCCCGGAGAAGCTCAGGGAGCTGGTCTTTAATTACCTTGGGGCTAGGGGAGAGAGGGTTATAATCGGGGCCGACCTTGGCATAGACGCCGCTGCAATCGATTTTGGTTCTTCCGTTCTCGTGGCATCAACGGACCCGATAACTGGGGCCGAAAAGGGGATAGGTTTCTATGCGGTTCACGTCAACGCCAACGACGTTGCAACCTTTGGAGCGAAACCAAAGTGGTTTCTTGTGAGCATACTCCTCCCAGAGAGCGCCGATGAGAGGCTCCTCGCCGAGATAATGCGCGAGCTCCACGAGAGCGCATCAAAGCTCGGGGTTGCCATAGTTGGCGGCCACACTGAGGTGACCCCCGGGTTGGAGAAGCCGATAGTGGTAGGAACGATGCTCGGTGAGGTTGAGCGGGAGAAGCTCGTAACCTCCAACGGGGCTAGACCGGGGGATGCGGTTATCGTCACCAAGTGGGCTGGCCTAGAGGGAACGTCGATAATAGCCAGCGAAAGAAAGGAGGAACTGGAGAGAGCCTTCGGAAGGGATTTCGTGGAAAAAGCCATGTCTTTCATCGAGATGATAAGCGTCGTGGATGATGCCCTCACTGCCAACGAGGTCGGCGTCCATGCCATGCACGACCCAACGGAGGGGGGCATAGCCAACGGTCTCCACGAGATGGCGGATGCCGCTGGAGTAGGCTTCCGCGTTTATCGGGAGAGAATTCCCATAAGGGAAGAGACGCTGAAGATATGTAGGTTCTACAACCTAAACCCCCTGGCGCTGATAAGCTCCGGGACGCTGATGATAGCGGCTCCGAAGAATAAGGTCAGAGACATTGCTGATGCCCTTAGGGCCAGGGGGATAAACGCCGCAGTTATAGGTGAGTTCGTGGAAGACCCGGGCGTGAAAGTAATCGTTGAGAATGGAAGTGAGATGCCCTTGAAGAGGCCCGAAAGCGACGAGCTCTGGAAGGTCGTCTAAAGCTCCACGGCTATTCTCAGCCTTTCCTCTTCCTCAAGCTTCCGGAGTATCTCAAGGGCAGTTTTGGGGTCCAGTTGAACCGTTCTGAGGTGTTCGTAGGCCTTTCTTATCTCATTCCTCTGGTGGCCCGGGGCCATCTTCTCCATGTACAGCAGGACTGCAAGGAGAACGCCCTTGATGCTCTTCTCCGGAAGGGGCAGGAGCTTCCAGCCACCCTCGTAGACGTAAGCCGCCTTGGGAGTTTCGTCTCCACGGAGCTCGGTAACGGGTAGCGTTGTGGAACCCTCGCGGGAAGTCAGATACTCGACGAGAGTTTTTTCGGAATAGCCCTCCTTCCTCAGCCCCTCGAAGCTCAGCTCAAGTGCCTTAAGCAGGGAGGCAAGCCTCTCGACGTCCCTTATCCTGGACTTGGAGAGGATGGAGAGCTTGAGGACGACCCTCTCAAGGGGCTCCTCCTCGATGTTAGCGGCTATTAAAACCCTGTCCCAGAGGCGGGAGCCTTCTTCAAATGCTTTAACAGCTATCCAGACTGTGCCGTTCGTAAGAATCCCATACCTCACGCCGGAGTTGAAGCAGTACCGCGCCAGCTGGCGCAGGGGTTCATCCTTCTTCAGGATGTTCACGCCCATGTTCTTTGCCTCGACGTAGGCGAAGACCTTTCTGTCCAGCATAAGGGCGTAATCAGCTCTTCCATCTTCGGTCCTGGCCTCTGGTCTAACCTCCTCCGGATTGTTCCAGTCCCAGCCGAGCGCCTGAAATATCTCGCCGATGAGATGCTGCTTTACCGCCTCTTCGTTCTTGAGGTAGAGGCTTCTGTGAGCGCGCACCTTCCTGAGAACGTTGACCACCGCTTCCCTGAGTTCATCCATGCCCATACCCCCAGCACGTAGGTTCTGCTACGGGCAACCTAAAAGCTTTTGGGGTTGGTCGAGTAGTATCACCCGGTGAAAGACATGTGTCGAATACTCTTCGCGACGGGGGATGGCAGGGACGTCGCCCCCCTTCTGGATGCGCTGGTCAAGGCGTCCGAAAACGATCCCTACAAGGAAAAGCGCGGAAGAGGAAAACAGCATCGCGACGGCTGGGGCTACGTGCTGCTCAAGGGTGGAAGCGTGAGACACTACAGGTCAATGAAACCCGTCTTTGAGGACACCGAGGCGGTGGAATCCCTCAGAGGTGAGCTTACTGGTTTCGTAACGCTTATGGTGCACGCCAGGGCGGCATCCCAGGGTGTCAGGAGCCTGTTCAACGTCCAACCCTTCGCGTTCTCCTCGAGGCACGGCTTCACCTTCTGGCTCATTCACAACGGTGACCTCGACAAGTCCAGAATCATAGAGCTGGCGGACCTGGACGAGAAGGAGCTGGAGAACGCCTCTGACACCTACGCCTTCGCAACCTACCTGTGCAGAAAGCTTCAGAACCCAAGTCTCAGCAACCTGCTCGTCCACTACAGAACCATCGAGGAGACCACAAAGTCCCTTTTCAACACGGCGACTCTCTTCCACCGCCCGGCCGGGGACTTTATGGCCTTCATCACTGCGAGGATGAGCGACGAATACATGAAAAACTCCCTGAACTACGACTACGGCAAGCTCCTGGTTCTGCAGAAGGAGAAACTCTTCGCGGTCGTCTCATCGACCTTGGAGCTCTACCACCCCGCGGAATACGAGGTGGCACCGAACGAAACCGCATTCTTCGTGCGTATTCGTGAGGATGCATTTGAGGTTGAGACTGTCCACCTGTGAAACGTTATATACGATGCCTCCCCATTTTTATTTTGGGTGGTGGGATGGACACGAACGCCCCGATTAAAGTTTACATGACGAGAAAGCTCATCGGCGTTGAGCCGGACGATACCATAAAGCGGGCCTGCGAGGTCATGGTGGAGTTCGACATAGGTTCTCTTGTCGTCGTTGAGAAAGGTAAGGTCGTCGGCTTCTTCACGAAGAGCGACATAATACGGCGCGTTGTCATTCCGGGACTTCCGAACACGACGCCCGTGAGGGAGATAATGAGCGGGGAGCTGATAAGTGTCGATTCCAACACTCCCCTCAGAGAGGTGCTCGACCTGATGGCGAAAAAGGGCATCAAGCACATGCTCATCAAGGAATCGGGGGAAATAGTCGGGATATTCAGCCTGAGCGACTTACTTACCGCGAGCCGGAGAAGGCTTGAGACAGCCATAGCGGCTGAGTGATGGCGATGATAAGAATAGCCCACATAAGTGACACCCACATAACGGGCGAGAGCGCCTACAAGGGGTACGCTTACGACCTCATAGTCAACGAAATAAACAGGGGAGACTTTGACTTCGTAATCCATACGGGTGACGTGACCAACCAGGGATTGCGCGAGGAGTATGAGAGGGCCTCCTACGAGCTCAGGAAAATCCAGAAGCCAGTCGTTGTTATTCCGGGCAACCACGATGTCAGGAACGTCGGCTATACACTCTTTGAAAGGTTCATCGGGCCGCTGAACGGAGTCTTTGAGTTCAAAGACGGCGTCGTGATATGGGTGGATTCCACTATCCCGGACTTAAGCGATGGCCGCGTTGGCGGCCACAAGTTCAGATGGCTGAAGAAAAAGCTTGAGGAGTACTCTGACAGGAAATTTAAGATAGTCGCCGCCCACCACCACCTAGTGCCGCTCCCGGACACTGGACGGGAAAGGAACGTGCTCTTCAACGCCGGAGACGTTCTCGACCTTCTCCTCAGGCACGAGGTCAACCTCTACACCTGCGGGCATAAGCACGTTCCCAACGTTTACAGAATAGAGGACATGGTGGTGGACAACGCAGGCTGCACTTCATGCAGAAAAACCCGCAAGGGCGATGTCAACAGCTACAACATCATAACCCTCCACGACGACGGAAGGATAGAGGTGAGAATAAAGCGAGTTACGGGGGAGCAGGTGATAAAAGAGCACCGACCGGTGAAGCCAAAGCTGTTCGTTCCGAAGGGCAAAAGACTCCTCAGAATAGTTCAGATGAGCGAGAGCAACGTCTCGGACAGGATATACTTCAGGAGAAAGGTGCTTGAAAACGCCATCAGGACGATAAACGAAAAGCTGAAGCCGGACATAGTGGTTCACTGCGGTGACGTCGTTGATATGGGCATAGAACGCTACTACGAGAGAGCCTACGAGTTCTACGAGAAAATAACCGCAGAGAAGCTGGTCGTCCCGGGCCACAACGACATAACCTACCTGGGCTACGACCTGTTCATGGAGTACTTCGGTGAGCCTGAGATAAAGGAGCTGGGGGGCTTCGCGTTCATCCCTGTCATAAGCGCCCAGTACGAGACACCCATAGGCGTTGTGGGGAGGATAGGTCAGAGAAAACTCGCCGTGCGCCTCGAAGAGTACAGGGAGAGCTTCACCGTCGTCGTTATGCACCATAACATAGTCCCGATACCCAGAAGCAGGGAGGTCGGCTTCCTGGAGGATGCGGGCGATGTTCTTCGCGTCATCACCAGGCGAGAAGCGAACCTTGTGCTTACCGGACACGGCGGCAACTCCTTCGGGATCAAAGTCGAGAAAACGCCCATCGTCAACGCAGGCTCCATAAGCTGGGAGCTCCACAGAAATCCGTACGGGAACACGTTCAACGTGATAGACGTCTACCGGGATATGGTGGTTGTCTTTGAGGTCCAGGCAACGTGGGGCTCCGGAAGACTCGTCGGAATATGGAAGATAAAGGCGCCCTTCAGGCTTTCATCTTTGTCCCCATCCTCTCCATGAGCCTTTCCATTATGTCTTCCATTATCGCATTGACCGTTTTCTCAAGCTCGACGTTGTTTATAACGGGAATCCCGTGTTCCTTTGCCCTCTCAACGATGAACTCCTGTATTTCAATTATTGCATCGAGGTGCTCTAGGTAGTAGTCGGCCGACCTCTTGCTGTATCGCGCCCTCTCGTAGAACCTTGCCTCAAGGTCCTTCCTGCCACTGACTGTTATCACGTACATGAAGCTGTTATCCTTGAGCTCTACATAGCCGGGGACGAGGTGAATGCCCTCGATTATCGCGTTGAATCCCTCCTTGTAGGCCCTGTCAAGAACGGCCGCGATGCCCACAGAGACATGCTCGACCTGGTTTTTGAAGCCCTTTATGAGGGGAGACTCTTCTCCCCTGTCCTGTGGCACCGCCTTCCAGGCCATGAACGACGAGGTATGTATGTCCGGAAGGAGCTCCGGCGCGATTATCTTCCTCATGACCTCCCTTATCGTGTCCGTGCCTATGACGCTCCTTATGCCGAGGCGAAAGGCCAGCTCGGTGGCTATCGTCGACTTGCCGACGCCCGTTGCACCCCCGAGGAGTATGGTTATGGGTATCTTGAGCCTCCGGAGCTGGCGCCAGAAGAGGTAGCGCTTCGCCGCCTCGCCCAGCCCGTGCTCGATGAGCTTTCTGTACGTCAGTTCTCTTATCTCCTCCGTGGTTACCAGCTTGCGCCTCTCCTCGTTGAGCTCCTTCTGAACCTCCGTCGCGATGATGTAGGCTATGCCAACCTCAACGCCGGCGAGAGTTATGGAGCGCGTTAGGATGCCCCTTGAAAATGGCAGACGTATCTTTCTCTCGGGGTCGGTGACGATTATCATCT from Thermococcus sp. MAR1 includes these protein-coding regions:
- a CDS encoding ribosome biogenesis/translation initiation ATPase RLI, encoding MRIAVIDYDKCNPDKCGNFLCERVCPVNRMGGEAIIIDEENYRPVIQEASCTGCGICVHKCPFNSITIVNLPKELEEGCVHRYGVNAFVLYRLPVVKDGMVVGILGPNGTGKTTAVKVLSGQIVPNLCGDNEDWDAVIRTFRGNELQNYFERLKNGEIRPVVKPQYVDLIPKAVKGKVRDLLKRADENGRFDEVVEELELENILDREIKQLSGGELQRVAIAAAMLRNAHFYFFDEPSSYLDIRQRLRVARIIRKLADSGKAVLTVEHDLAILDYMSDIIHVVYGKPGAYGIFSQPKSTRNGINEFLRGYLRDENVRFRPYEVSFTKKSERKSQEGEILVEYPRLVKDYGAFRLEAEPGTLYVGEVVGIVGPNGIGKTTFVKMLAGVEKPTEGEVDWTLTVSYKPQYIKVDYEGTVFELLSKINSGKLMNSFYKSELLNPLGIPELYDKKVNELSGGELQRVAITACLIRDADLYLLDEPSAHLDVEQRLAVSKAIRSLMAKNEKTALIVEHDVMMVDYLSDRLIVFEGTPGKSGKALPPMGMREGMNRFLASVGITFRRDPETGRPRANKEGSVKDREQKERGEYYYVSA
- a CDS encoding cell wall-binding repeat-containing protein, with translation MIWKKGVALLFGLMLVTTTLSFGGVAAADRPVTVILVSDNEADCALAEYLANVTGAIVVTTEWGTYDPNVTAEIMSYAPDDVIIIGGPDAVVEQYVNDLLDLNITVERWWGQNRYETNIAVIGNATLKLRIKFENSVIVVPGNDTGAIKEALRRAIKVHGIIIFANDTTDPMRIMAKFQIMPRNITVIHSRVMMRVAERIRERMKTHANITEIKVNVTPEMALEAINASEERLETAKEMLDNVTLDPREEMLVTRMLALAERELENAKDAYDMGKYGRAYGQAIAAKAHAEFVIRVASDEWETKVRFEPTMRAEIFVHRVEVQLNAMERAGINVTELKALVEQLKTAIKNRDYDAIDSLMERITRKLLELYIHGRGKFRERIVLPVHSGHARP
- a CDS encoding winged helix-turn-helix domain-containing protein, which produces MVESIQEITVIAEALSSPVRVKILKMLCEKEWYVYELAKALGISRQLLYLHLKKLEKANLVESELRLEPNDPRAKKYYRAKPFKFVVDNETIKNLKEV
- a CDS encoding AIR synthase family protein; the protein is MLPPGKIPPEKLRELVFNYLGARGERVIIGADLGIDAAAIDFGSSVLVASTDPITGAEKGIGFYAVHVNANDVATFGAKPKWFLVSILLPESADERLLAEIMRELHESASKLGVAIVGGHTEVTPGLEKPIVVGTMLGEVEREKLVTSNGARPGDAVIVTKWAGLEGTSIIASERKEELERAFGRDFVEKAMSFIEMISVVDDALTANEVGVHAMHDPTEGGIANGLHEMADAAGVGFRVYRERIPIREETLKICRFYNLNPLALISSGTLMIAAPKNKVRDIADALRARGINAAVIGEFVEDPGVKVIVENGSEMPLKRPESDELWKVV
- a CDS encoding type I restriction enzyme HsdR N-terminal domain-containing protein, whose amino-acid sequence is MDELREAVVNVLRKVRAHRSLYLKNEEAVKQHLIGEIFQALGWDWNNPEEVRPEARTEDGRADYALMLDRKVFAYVEAKNMGVNILKKDEPLRQLARYCFNSGVRYGILTNGTVWIAVKAFEEGSRLWDRVLIAANIEEEPLERVVLKLSILSKSRIRDVERLASLLKALELSFEGLRKEGYSEKTLVEYLTSREGSTTLPVTELRGDETPKAAYVYEGGWKLLPLPEKSIKGVLLAVLLYMEKMAPGHQRNEIRKAYEHLRTVQLDPKTALEILRKLEEEERLRIAVEL
- a CDS encoding class II glutamine amidotransferase; this encodes MCRILFATGDGRDVAPLLDALVKASENDPYKEKRGRGKQHRDGWGYVLLKGGSVRHYRSMKPVFEDTEAVESLRGELTGFVTLMVHARAASQGVRSLFNVQPFAFSSRHGFTFWLIHNGDLDKSRIIELADLDEKELENASDTYAFATYLCRKLQNPSLSNLLVHYRTIEETTKSLFNTATLFHRPAGDFMAFITARMSDEYMKNSLNYDYGKLLVLQKEKLFAVVSSTLELYHPAEYEVAPNETAFFVRIREDAFEVETVHL
- a CDS encoding cyclic nucleotide-binding/CBS domain-containing protein, with the protein product MDTNAPIKVYMTRKLIGVEPDDTIKRACEVMVEFDIGSLVVVEKGKVVGFFTKSDIIRRVVIPGLPNTTPVREIMSGELISVDSNTPLREVLDLMAKKGIKHMLIKESGEIVGIFSLSDLLTASRRRLETAIAAE
- a CDS encoding metallophosphoesterase, yielding MIRIAHISDTHITGESAYKGYAYDLIVNEINRGDFDFVIHTGDVTNQGLREEYERASYELRKIQKPVVVIPGNHDVRNVGYTLFERFIGPLNGVFEFKDGVVIWVDSTIPDLSDGRVGGHKFRWLKKKLEEYSDRKFKIVAAHHHLVPLPDTGRERNVLFNAGDVLDLLLRHEVNLYTCGHKHVPNVYRIEDMVVDNAGCTSCRKTRKGDVNSYNIITLHDDGRIEVRIKRVTGEQVIKEHRPVKPKLFVPKGKRLLRIVQMSESNVSDRIYFRRKVLENAIRTINEKLKPDIVVHCGDVVDMGIERYYERAYEFYEKITAEKLVVPGHNDITYLGYDLFMEYFGEPEIKELGGFAFIPVISAQYETPIGVVGRIGQRKLAVRLEEYRESFTVVVMHHNIVPIPRSREVGFLEDAGDVLRVITRREANLVLTGHGGNSFGIKVEKTPIVNAGSISWELHRNPYGNTFNVIDVYRDMVVVFEVQATWGSGRLVGIWKIKAPFRLSSLSPSSP
- a CDS encoding 2-phosphoglycerate kinase, with the translated sequence MIIVTDPERKIRLPFSRGILTRSITLAGVEVGIAYIIATEVQKELNEERRKLVTTEEIRELTYRKLIEHGLGEAAKRYLFWRQLRRLKIPITILLGGATGVGKSTIATELAFRLGIRSVIGTDTIREVMRKIIAPELLPDIHTSSFMAWKAVPQDRGEESPLIKGFKNQVEHVSVGIAAVLDRAYKEGFNAIIEGIHLVPGYVELKDNSFMYVITVSGRKDLEARFYERARYSKRSADYYLEHLDAIIEIQEFIVERAKEHGIPVINNVELEKTVNAIMEDIMERLMERMGTKMKA